In Candidatus Methylacidiphilales bacterium, a genomic segment contains:
- the xseA gene encoding exodeoxyribonuclease VII large subunit: protein MPDELFETKPGPVSVSELTESVRALLESGIGTVRVQGEISNLRRQPSGHMYFTLKDAQSQIRAVFFRGDARSLRFQPKDGDQVVAGGEITVYVPRGEYQIRVTSLQPVGRGSLQERFEALKLKLREEGLFEEARKRPLPEFPRTVAIVTSASGAAVRDFINVLQRRCPRIRIQVYGVRVQGEGAHREIIDALEAIGRAARADIAVVARGGGSLEDLWEFNEEALARAVAACPVPVISGVGHETDFTICDFVADLRAPTPSAAAELLSRADADWFDDLADLREGMDRALQQRLDDEHTRLDAFRNHYVFREPVRLVHQWSQRMDEHRDRLRTALLTQHRQRSGRLAGLRQTWQVLDPLQKIARWREVLASREHQLRLLSPEATLRRGYTMVLDEKGAIVREAKRARALETLRVRFADGEVGARPFKGPSLDT from the coding sequence ATGCCTGACGAACTCTTTGAGACAAAGCCCGGGCCGGTCAGCGTCAGTGAGCTGACCGAATCCGTCCGCGCCCTGCTCGAATCCGGCATCGGGACCGTCCGCGTCCAGGGGGAGATATCCAACCTCCGTCGCCAGCCCTCCGGGCACATGTATTTCACCCTCAAAGACGCCCAATCCCAGATCCGGGCCGTGTTCTTCCGTGGGGATGCCCGCAGCCTGCGATTCCAACCCAAGGACGGCGACCAAGTGGTGGCCGGTGGCGAGATCACCGTCTATGTGCCCCGGGGGGAGTACCAAATCCGGGTCACCAGCCTGCAACCCGTGGGACGCGGCAGCCTTCAGGAACGCTTCGAGGCTCTGAAACTCAAGCTTCGGGAGGAGGGACTCTTCGAGGAAGCACGCAAGCGCCCCCTGCCGGAGTTCCCCCGCACCGTGGCCATCGTCACCTCCGCGTCCGGCGCGGCGGTGCGGGATTTCATCAACGTCCTCCAACGACGCTGCCCACGCATCCGCATCCAGGTTTACGGTGTGCGGGTGCAGGGGGAGGGGGCCCACCGGGAAATCATCGATGCCCTCGAAGCCATCGGGCGTGCGGCACGGGCCGACATTGCGGTGGTGGCCCGCGGAGGAGGCAGCCTGGAGGACCTCTGGGAATTCAACGAGGAAGCACTGGCACGGGCCGTGGCCGCCTGCCCGGTGCCGGTCATTTCCGGGGTCGGACACGAAACCGACTTCACCATCTGCGACTTCGTCGCCGATCTACGGGCCCCCACACCCTCGGCCGCCGCGGAATTGCTGTCCCGAGCCGATGCCGACTGGTTCGACGACCTGGCCGACCTGCGGGAAGGGATGGACCGCGCCCTGCAGCAACGCCTGGACGATGAACACACACGCTTGGACGCCTTCCGCAACCATTACGTCTTCCGCGAACCCGTCCGCCTGGTCCACCAGTGGTCGCAGCGGATGGACGAACACCGCGACCGGCTGCGCACGGCGCTCCTGACCCAGCACCGGCAGCGGAGCGGCCGGCTGGCCGGCTTGCGGCAAACCTGGCAGGTCCTCGATCCGCTGCAGAAAATTGCGCGCTGGCGGGAGGTTCTTGCCTCACGTGAGCACCAATTGCGCCTGCTTTCACCGGAGGCCACCCTGCGGCGAGGTTATACCATGGTCCTGGATGAAAAAGGGGCGATCGTGCGTGAGGCCAAGCGGGCCCGAGCCCTGGAGACACTCCGGGTGCGCTTCGCCGATGGTGAGGTGGGTGCCCGTCCCTTCAAAGGACCTTCACTGGACACTTGA
- a CDS encoding TIGR00282 family metallophosphoesterase — protein sequence MRVVFLGDVVGEPGREAVRQAVPILKERFQPDFVIVNGENSAGGHGITPRLAYEIMRAKVDVITLGDHCWDQREIYPFFEEEPRLIRPFNLPDGVPGRGFVVVSGNGKKLAVVNALGRTFMPVHADNPFLGIDDLLADIYGETHCIFIDFHAETTSEKIAFGHAVDGKVSAVVGTHTHVQTADEKILPGGTAYLTDAGFCGGHDGVIGRDKGPILERSRTLMPVRMTVTSGQCQADGVFIEIDDASGQARRIERFQIPTPVPGPSGMAC from the coding sequence ATGCGCGTCGTTTTTCTGGGGGATGTCGTCGGCGAGCCCGGTCGTGAGGCCGTGCGCCAGGCCGTCCCCATTCTCAAGGAACGGTTCCAGCCGGATTTTGTCATCGTGAACGGGGAGAACTCCGCCGGTGGCCACGGCATCACCCCGCGCCTGGCCTACGAAATCATGCGGGCCAAGGTCGATGTCATCACCCTCGGCGACCACTGCTGGGACCAGCGGGAGATCTACCCCTTCTTCGAGGAAGAACCCCGCCTCATCCGCCCGTTCAACCTCCCGGACGGCGTCCCCGGTCGGGGCTTCGTCGTCGTCTCGGGCAACGGAAAAAAACTGGCCGTCGTCAACGCCCTCGGCCGCACCTTCATGCCCGTCCACGCGGACAACCCATTCCTAGGCATCGATGACCTCCTGGCCGACATTTACGGCGAAACCCACTGCATCTTCATCGATTTCCACGCCGAAACCACCTCCGAGAAGATCGCCTTCGGTCATGCCGTCGATGGGAAAGTCTCGGCCGTCGTCGGTACCCACACCCATGTCCAGACGGCCGACGAGAAGATCCTTCCCGGAGGGACCGCCTACCTGACCGACGCCGGATTCTGCGGCGGCCATGACGGGGTCATCGGCCGCGACAAGGGACCGATCCTGGAACGCTCGCGCACACTCATGCCCGTGCGCATGACCGTCACCTCCGGCCAGTGCCAGGCCGACGGGGTCTTCATCGAGATTGACGACGCCAGCGGCCAGGCCCGGCGGATCGAGCGTTTCCAGATCCCCACCCCGGTGCCCGGCCCTTCCGGCATGGCCTGCTGA
- a CDS encoding FtsX-like permease family protein translates to MNTSSYHIAAGFLWAHKRSMGMTVLGVAVGVGLFIAALAQAQGFEAFFIKTLLGCEGSVVITDRFQSYNSRILAGDSNKQVMVSSQQQRKYYPGIADAYHIIDVLSHIPDVVGCSPVVEGNAILRSGFASDVVLLRGVDLELHLRTTEFRNQIIKGSLDDFRANPSGICVGSVLAERLRLSVGQNVYLSGSDHSSRRYRIDAIYETGVWMMDTRNVFVHMRSAQTLLRKPYYTSLMYVKLRDPMRAGALAEAFEDLLSHSAASWQERQRGNLQIFKLLRISAGLVVSMVILLSGFGIYNVLSISVMQRSKEIAILRSMGFRKNDITMIFLWQGVWVAVVGIVGGWIFGACMTYGISKIPVNITGIMRTRYFLVEWSMDHYLMAAVLALVSVTLAAYIPARRASRIEPAGILRGTGQ, encoded by the coding sequence GTGAACACCTCTTCCTACCACATCGCCGCCGGCTTTCTCTGGGCCCACAAGCGCTCCATGGGCATGACCGTTCTGGGCGTGGCCGTCGGTGTGGGATTGTTCATCGCCGCCCTCGCCCAGGCACAGGGATTCGAGGCTTTTTTCATCAAAACCCTCCTGGGTTGCGAGGGCAGCGTGGTCATCACCGACCGCTTCCAGAGTTACAACAGCCGCATCCTCGCCGGGGATTCGAACAAGCAGGTCATGGTTTCCAGCCAGCAGCAGCGTAAATACTATCCCGGCATTGCCGATGCCTATCACATCATCGACGTGCTCAGCCATATCCCGGATGTCGTCGGCTGTTCGCCCGTTGTCGAGGGCAATGCCATCCTCCGTTCGGGATTTGCCTCGGACGTGGTCCTCCTCCGCGGGGTGGATCTCGAACTCCACCTCCGCACCACGGAATTCCGCAACCAGATCATCAAGGGTTCACTGGATGACTTCCGCGCCAACCCCTCCGGAATCTGCGTCGGATCGGTTTTGGCCGAGCGCCTCCGCCTCTCGGTCGGCCAGAACGTTTACTTGTCCGGTTCGGACCACTCCAGCCGCCGCTACCGCATTGATGCCATTTATGAGACCGGCGTTTGGATGATGGACACGCGCAATGTCTTCGTACACATGCGCTCGGCCCAGACGCTTCTCCGCAAGCCGTACTACACTTCGTTGATGTATGTGAAACTTCGCGACCCCATGCGGGCCGGGGCTCTGGCCGAGGCATTCGAGGATTTGTTGTCCCACAGCGCCGCCTCCTGGCAGGAAAGGCAGAGGGGCAATCTGCAGATCTTCAAGCTCCTCCGCATATCCGCCGGTTTGGTGGTTTCGATGGTCATCCTTCTTTCCGGCTTCGGCATCTACAACGTCCTCTCCATTTCCGTCATGCAGAGGTCCAAGGAAATCGCCATCCTTCGTTCGATGGGTTTTCGTAAAAATGACATCACCATGATCTTCCTTTGGCAGGGGGTCTGGGTCGCGGTGGTGGGGATCGTCGGTGGATGGATTTTCGGCGCCTGCATGACCTACGGCATATCCAAGATTCCCGTGAACATCACCGGCATCATGCGCACCCGCTACTTCCTGGTCGAATGGTCCATGGACCATTATCTCATGGCTGCCGTGCTCGCGTTGGTCTCGGTCACCCTCGCTGCTTACATCCCGGCCCGCCGGGCCTCGCGCATCGAGCCCGCCGGCATCCTCCGCGGCACCGGCCAATAG
- a CDS encoding efflux RND transporter periplasmic adaptor subunit: MKASPIALLMSSLQAVRTFALRFWKGGNARRYQAGAAVILALAGLGFFLYNRNSVEFAEIAVVRRGTAVAGVYGTVNVEPVNQLIVRTRQYGQVTQLNIKEGRKVKNGDVLAQISDDSFQRQFEANQSALDNAKARLKMGPASNAALRNKEIEVEKLKKLLDAGNIAPIEYEKAVNELTSLREIVQKEQMNLDMEVENLTRATDQTRSKLDQMQVISPLDGVVLNIYCHLGEFVPPQAELCRIGSSDNQIVAQINEEDVGYLRPGLKAKIRLYSHRDRDLTGVLKEILPQAENQSYRVVFSLEDPPDILLPGMTGEMNIIISEHNNVLTIPTRAIRKGNIVYRIKNGVVGQVVVKSGFRTMEKTEILQGLDEGDRVILSNHDLYPEGVRVRSVVVKDN, from the coding sequence ATGAAAGCATCTCCTATCGCCCTCCTCATGTCCTCCCTCCAGGCCGTCCGTACCTTCGCCCTCCGTTTCTGGAAGGGAGGCAACGCCCGGAGATACCAGGCGGGTGCGGCGGTCATTCTCGCCCTGGCCGGACTCGGCTTTTTTCTCTACAACCGCAACAGCGTCGAATTTGCCGAAATCGCCGTGGTCCGGCGTGGCACCGCGGTGGCCGGGGTTTACGGAACGGTCAATGTCGAGCCCGTCAATCAGTTGATCGTCCGCACCCGCCAATACGGCCAGGTCACCCAGCTCAACATCAAGGAGGGTCGCAAGGTCAAGAACGGCGATGTCCTGGCCCAGATTTCCGACGACAGCTTCCAGCGCCAGTTCGAGGCCAACCAGTCGGCCCTTGATAACGCCAAGGCCCGGCTGAAGATGGGGCCTGCCTCCAACGCGGCACTGCGCAACAAGGAAATCGAGGTGGAGAAGTTGAAAAAACTCCTCGATGCCGGCAACATCGCGCCGATTGAATATGAAAAGGCGGTCAACGAACTGACCAGCCTGCGAGAGATCGTCCAAAAGGAGCAGATGAACCTCGACATGGAGGTGGAGAACCTGACCCGTGCCACCGATCAGACCCGTTCCAAATTGGATCAAATGCAGGTCATTTCTCCGCTCGATGGCGTGGTGCTGAACATTTACTGCCACCTCGGTGAATTCGTCCCCCCACAGGCCGAACTTTGCCGCATCGGCAGTTCCGACAACCAGATCGTCGCCCAGATCAACGAGGAGGACGTCGGTTACCTGCGCCCCGGACTGAAAGCCAAGATCCGCCTCTATTCCCACCGCGACCGCGACCTGACGGGGGTGCTCAAGGAAATCCTTCCCCAGGCGGAAAATCAATCCTACCGCGTGGTCTTCAGCCTGGAAGATCCGCCCGATATCCTCCTTCCGGGCATGACGGGCGAGATGAATATCATCATCAGCGAACACAACAATGTCCTGACCATCCCGACCCGTGCCATCCGCAAGGGCAACATCGTCTACCGGATCAAGAACGGCGTTGTCGGCCAGGTGGTGGTGAAATCCGGTTTCCGCACCATGGAAAAGACCGAGATCCTGCAGGGCTTGGACGAGGGTGACCGCGTCATCCTGTCCAACCATGACCTCTATCCCGAAGGGGTGCGCGTTCGTTCCGTGGTGGTCAAGGACAATTGA
- a CDS encoding TolC family protein, translating to MIRIRSWRKWLILAFGLIWGGNALWSQEVRLDWKACLERMLQNNPEVRAASTGYLNAEGRAIGLRAILYPTLQAQALTFPAIAYFKIEQTLYDRAQAPQLQLARLSQGQAEANFRATLVEAVYQTRLAYIQVLAASEVSRLRAAQTVICGKAITDGNSLFEAGRIRKSDLQRLEVRRSLARDAEVQAGADQAAAIKQLERVLGAAFEPGSLLEGGVGNEALPELDVATLVREAMENRPDYLMLKGMKKADEARLQLSTRPLFPVLSASNVSAFQAFSSGLGNFDPQRNDNEPNIQRRDGDSQSAFQLRLSWMFFDGGISEGQKNVARADLVDRATALAAMEKAIPAEIALSVEGVRTARVTLETLAAQPRPEDIRAMGDQDLSQKKITYLSRCLLEDELLATRLRELQARTKISLYAAALAHSLGRVAAFDSP from the coding sequence ATGATCAGGATCCGCAGCTGGCGCAAATGGCTTATCCTGGCCTTTGGTTTGATCTGGGGCGGCAACGCCCTTTGGTCGCAAGAAGTGCGCTTGGATTGGAAGGCCTGCCTGGAGCGGATGCTTCAGAACAATCCCGAGGTCCGCGCGGCATCTACCGGGTATCTGAATGCCGAGGGACGGGCCATCGGCCTGCGCGCCATCCTTTATCCCACCCTCCAGGCGCAGGCACTGACCTTCCCGGCCATCGCCTATTTCAAGATCGAGCAAACCCTTTACGACCGGGCCCAGGCACCACAACTCCAGTTGGCCCGTCTTTCGCAGGGCCAGGCCGAGGCCAATTTCCGCGCAACGTTGGTGGAAGCGGTGTACCAAACCCGCCTGGCTTACATCCAGGTTCTGGCCGCCTCGGAAGTCTCCCGCCTGCGTGCGGCCCAGACCGTCATTTGCGGCAAGGCGATCACGGATGGCAATTCCCTCTTTGAGGCCGGACGTATCCGCAAGTCGGACCTGCAGCGGCTTGAGGTCCGACGCTCACTCGCCCGCGATGCTGAAGTGCAGGCTGGGGCCGACCAGGCGGCCGCCATCAAGCAATTGGAGCGCGTCCTGGGGGCTGCCTTCGAGCCCGGCAGCCTGCTCGAGGGGGGGGTGGGCAATGAGGCCCTGCCCGAACTCGATGTGGCGACATTGGTTCGTGAAGCGATGGAGAACCGGCCGGACTACTTGATGTTGAAAGGCATGAAAAAAGCCGACGAGGCCCGTCTCCAGCTTTCCACCCGGCCTCTCTTCCCGGTGCTGTCTGCGTCCAATGTTTCGGCCTTCCAGGCCTTCTCCTCCGGCTTGGGCAATTTCGATCCGCAGCGCAACGACAATGAGCCCAACATCCAGCGCCGCGATGGCGATTCCCAATCCGCTTTCCAACTGCGCCTGTCCTGGATGTTCTTCGACGGGGGCATTTCCGAGGGACAGAAAAATGTCGCCCGGGCGGACCTTGTCGACCGCGCCACCGCACTGGCGGCCATGGAAAAAGCCATCCCGGCGGAAATCGCCCTCTCGGTCGAGGGCGTCCGGACCGCCCGGGTCACGCTCGAAACCCTGGCCGCCCAGCCCCGTCCCGAGGACATCCGCGCCATGGGCGATCAGGACCTGTCGCAGAAAAAAATCACGTACCTCTCCCGTTGTCTCCTCGAGGATGAATTGCTGGCCACACGACTGCGCGAACTCCAGGCACGCACCAAAATTAGTCTTTATGCGGCCGCGCTCGCCCATAGCTTGGGTCGGGTGGCCGCCTTTGACAGTCCTTGA
- a CDS encoding TolC family protein → MSLSLRPAFFWAKRFNWVVFALFFPLAAQLQAIPQLPTKNGATVVYTLKDCLELGLSRNTDILRAEQDIERSQGLVITAKSLVYPKLTLNGRAEERNDDLFANGDSAERQKFREYWTVSVMATQSLYSGGANRQKIAISKLENAAALAQMRSVTNRVLRDIQHAVYEAVVQEALIEARKKTVALLADELQRQKQYFDAGKTTRFNVLRTQVSLSNQQVLLLEAQSELLSSRVRLSQLLQIEWPGDGASRPPFLLKEAMDCPQVTESEDQLVAMALSRRPELEVLRHEIEKSQRQVKVEKAANLPNIDAFAGYELRRDQNGSGLGDHVSAGAFGLLGTWNIFDGFSGKGKAISAEAALQGRRVSLDKTTLQVQSEVRDAYARLRTAGESVVIQKGNILTAEESVKLSRNSLDAGYATLLDVLQATLDLSTARLESVRARQRYMNALSDLQYAVSLQFQDDPAARTPKSPAEDTPVPAPSP, encoded by the coding sequence ATGTCTTTATCCCTTCGACCAGCATTTTTTTGGGCAAAGCGCTTCAACTGGGTTGTTTTTGCCCTGTTCTTCCCTTTGGCGGCCCAACTTCAGGCTATCCCGCAACTTCCCACCAAAAATGGCGCCACGGTGGTCTATACCCTGAAGGATTGCCTCGAACTCGGGCTGTCCCGGAATACCGATATTCTCCGGGCGGAACAGGACATCGAACGCAGCCAGGGGTTGGTCATCACCGCCAAATCGCTCGTTTATCCCAAATTGACCCTCAACGGCAGGGCTGAAGAACGCAACGATGACCTCTTTGCCAACGGGGACTCCGCCGAGCGCCAGAAGTTCCGGGAGTATTGGACGGTTTCCGTGATGGCCACCCAGAGCCTGTATTCGGGGGGGGCCAACCGTCAGAAAATCGCCATTTCCAAGTTGGAGAACGCCGCCGCCCTGGCCCAGATGCGCTCAGTGACCAACCGGGTGTTGCGCGACATCCAACACGCGGTCTACGAAGCCGTGGTGCAGGAAGCGCTCATTGAAGCACGCAAGAAGACGGTGGCCCTGCTGGCCGATGAATTGCAGCGTCAAAAACAATACTTCGATGCCGGCAAAACCACGCGCTTCAACGTCCTGCGCACCCAGGTCAGCCTTTCCAACCAGCAGGTCTTGCTGCTGGAGGCCCAGTCCGAACTCTTGTCCTCGCGCGTCCGATTGTCCCAATTGTTGCAAATCGAATGGCCCGGGGACGGTGCCAGCCGTCCGCCTTTCCTTCTTAAGGAAGCCATGGATTGCCCCCAGGTGACGGAGTCCGAGGATCAACTGGTGGCCATGGCGCTTTCCCGGCGTCCGGAACTTGAGGTCCTGCGGCATGAGATCGAAAAATCCCAGCGCCAGGTCAAAGTGGAAAAGGCCGCCAACCTCCCGAACATCGACGCCTTCGCAGGCTACGAACTCCGTCGCGACCAGAATGGCTCGGGATTGGGGGACCATGTCAGTGCGGGCGCGTTCGGACTCCTCGGCACTTGGAATATCTTCGACGGCTTCAGCGGCAAGGGCAAGGCGATCTCGGCCGAAGCCGCCCTCCAGGGACGCAGGGTCTCCTTGGACAAAACCACCCTCCAAGTACAGAGCGAAGTCCGGGACGCCTATGCCCGGTTGCGGACCGCTGGCGAGTCGGTCGTGATCCAAAAGGGCAACATCCTGACCGCCGAGGAATCGGTCAAACTTTCCCGCAATTCACTGGATGCCGGTTATGCCACGTTGCTGGACGTGCTTCAGGCCACCCTCGATTTGTCGACCGCGCGCTTGGAATCGGTCCGGGCCCGTCAGCGCTACATGAACGCGTTGTCCGACCTGCAATACGCCGTTTCCCTTCAGTTCCAGGACGACCCCGCCGCGCGGACCCCGAAAAGCCCCGCGGAAGACACCCCAGTGCCCGCACCGTCGCCATGA
- a CDS encoding aminotransferase class I/II-fold pyridoxal phosphate-dependent enzyme, producing MNRFRDDPDSLYLRHYQPYYHVVEQTSGSEVVSNGRKMVMMCSNEYLGLSQHPLVVESATQALKTWGTSPCGSRLANGTRSYHIELEEELADFLGTEACHVTSAGYLACMASISTLVHHGDSLFVDKSIHSSLVDGSLLSRAHLRRFRHENLPELEQMLAAAPPSRAKAIVVDGVYSIEGHIASLPHITRLGNLFQALVIVDDAHGLGVLGHEGRGTVNHYGLGAEVDVQVGSFSKSLASTGGFIAASRDTISYLRTHCRQIIFSAALPPAQSAAALTSLRILRSEPGHLAKMKDNCHYYRQGLESLGIDFWQSATAGFPIVIGSRERCYRVWHSLWEQGFFTVMVTSPGVAAGRDLIRTAMTAQHSRDQIDRFLAALARALETVRDAEPAATAEPAQIPG from the coding sequence TTGAATCGGTTCCGGGATGATCCTGACAGCCTATACCTGAGGCATTACCAGCCCTACTACCATGTGGTCGAACAGACTTCCGGTTCCGAAGTCGTGTCGAACGGCCGCAAAATGGTGATGATGTGCAGCAATGAATACCTCGGCCTGAGCCAGCACCCGCTTGTGGTCGAGTCCGCCACCCAGGCGCTGAAAACCTGGGGCACCAGTCCCTGCGGCTCCCGACTGGCCAACGGCACGCGCAGCTACCACATCGAGTTGGAGGAAGAACTGGCCGACTTCCTCGGCACCGAAGCCTGCCATGTGACTTCCGCCGGCTATCTGGCCTGCATGGCCTCGATCAGCACCCTGGTTCATCACGGCGATTCCCTTTTTGTGGACAAGAGCATCCATTCCTCGCTCGTGGACGGCAGCCTGCTGAGCCGGGCCCATCTGCGGCGGTTCCGCCACGAAAATTTGCCCGAATTGGAACAGATGTTGGCCGCCGCCCCCCCCTCGCGCGCCAAGGCCATTGTCGTCGATGGCGTCTATTCCATCGAGGGACACATCGCTTCCCTCCCCCACATCACACGCCTGGGCAACCTGTTCCAGGCCCTGGTCATCGTCGACGACGCACACGGACTCGGCGTGCTCGGGCACGAAGGCCGGGGAACGGTCAATCATTACGGGCTGGGGGCCGAGGTCGATGTCCAGGTGGGGAGCTTCTCCAAATCCCTCGCCAGCACCGGGGGGTTCATCGCGGCCAGCCGCGACACCATCAGTTACCTACGCACCCACTGCCGCCAAATCATTTTCAGTGCCGCCCTGCCCCCGGCCCAGTCCGCCGCCGCCTTGACATCCCTCCGCATCCTCCGCAGCGAGCCCGGCCACCTCGCAAAAATGAAGGACAACTGCCACTATTACCGCCAGGGGCTCGAGTCCCTCGGCATCGATTTTTGGCAGAGCGCCACGGCCGGCTTCCCGATCGTCATCGGTTCGCGCGAACGCTGCTACCGTGTCTGGCACAGCCTTTGGGAACAGGGGTTCTTCACCGTGATGGTCACCAGTCCGGGGGTGGCCGCCGGCCGGGACCTGATCCGCACCGCCATGACCGCCCAGCACAGCCGCGACCAGATCGACCGATTCCTCGCCGCCCTCGCCCGGGCCCTCGAGACGGTCCGCGATGCCGAACCCGCCGCCACGGCAGAGCCAGCCCAGATTCCAGGTTAA